A window of Actinomadura viridis genomic DNA:
GTACCCGAACCGCCTCTACCAGCACTCCGCGCGGACCGACCGGATCCGCAACTCCCACGACATCACCACGCTGCCGACGATCTGGGACCGCCTGGAGGCGGCCGGCCTGCGCGGCCGTTACTACTTCAGCGATGTGCCGTTCACCGCGCTGTGGGGTACGAGGTACCGGTCCATCAGCCACCCCTACTCCCGGTTCATCGCCGACTGCGCCGAGGGTGATCTGCCCGAACTGTCCTTCGTGGATCCGAGGTTCGTGGGCGAGGCGGCAGGGACCTCGGGCGACGACCACCCGCACGCCGACATCCGGGTGGGGCAGTACTTCCTCAGCCAGGTCTACGAGGCCGTCACCTCAAGCCCGGCATGGGATCGGACGCTGCTCATCATCAATTACGACGAGTGGGGCGGGTTCTTCGACCATGTTCCCCCGTCCGTCGCGCCCGACGCCAATCCCGATTGGGGGCTGCGCGGTTTCCGTGTCCCGTGCCTGGTCATCTCGCCCCGGGCGCGGCGCGGGCACGTCGCGAGCGACGTCTACGACCACACGTCGGTGCTGAAGGCCGTGGAATGGAGGTGGGGCCTCGCACCGCTGTCACCGCGCGATTCCACGGCCCGCAATATCGCGGAGGTGCTGGATTTCGAAAGGCCCGGGGTCCTCACCGCACCGCGGTGGGTGGTGCCGTTTTTCGAGGGGGAACCATGTCCCACCGACCTGGACGAGAACACCGGCGGCGGGCGTTGGCACGGTATGCGTGCTCTTGCCGCTTCCAACGGCTGGGGCGTGGCGTGAAACACCTATCATCCGGTGGTGGATTCAGACCAAGCGTTACTCGACGCCATCAGCAGTGGTGACTCCGCCGCCCTCACCCGGTTGTTCGCGGACGGCGCCGACCCCGCCACGGGAAATGGCGACGGCGACCCGGTGGTCCTCGACGCGGCGGACACCGGGAAGGTCGAGTTGGTACGGCCGTTTCTTGACGCCGGTCTGCCGGTCGACGCGGAATCGGATTTGGGGACGACACCTCTCATGTGCGCCGTCTCCACCGGCAGCCTCCCCCTGGTGGAGTTCCTGGTCTCCCGTGGCGCGGACGTCAACCGGGTCCAGAGGGGTGGCGTGGAGCCCGGCACGGTGTTGACCTGGGCATTGGAACTCGCGGAGCCGCTGGCGATCGTGTCGGCTCTGCTGCGCGCGGGCGCCGATCCGGACCTGCCCCGGCCGGACGGCTGGACGCCGCTCATGCTGGCCGCCTTCCACGGCTACGTCGAGGTCATCCGGGCGCTGGTGGCGGCCGGCGCGGACGTGTCGGCGTCCAAGGACGATGGCGCGGTCACCCCGGTCGGCGTCGCCGAGGAATGGCGGCACGGTGAAGCCGCACGCGTGTTGCGCGAGCTGGGGGCGCCGGACCCGGTCGAGTCGTACACGGCGCGGCTGACCGTGCTGGTGTCCGGGATCGCCGCGTGGCTCGCCGAGCACGCGAGCGTGGAGTACGAGTCTCTGGCCAGGGCCCGGGGAGCGGCGGCGCCGGAGGCTGTGGCCGCGCTGGAGACCGCCGTCGGGGAGCCTCTTCCGGCGGATTTTCTCGCGTACCTGCGGTTGTTCGGTGATTCCGGAGGGCTGGACTTCTACGAGTACGACGGGCTGTCGGTCGCGCAGATCCTCAGCCGGTGGCGGGGCCTCGGGGACGCGCATGGGCGGGGGACCTTTGACGGCTGGACTCCCCACGAACTGCACCCGGCCAACGGGCTCGTACGGTGCGTGTGGTGGCATCCCGGGTGGGTGCCGTTCGCGGCGGACGCCTGCGGCAACCTCTTCTGCGTCGACCTCGCGCCCGCTGAGCACGGCCGTCGCGGCCAGGTGATCCAATGGGAGACCCGCGGCGGCCCGTCCGGCCCGCGAGCCTCGTCGTTCATGCGGTACCTGCGGCAACATCACGACACGCTGCTCAACGTGCAGCACACTTACGACGAGGAGGGGCGGCTGGAGCGCCCCTGCTGACCGTACTCGGCGCTCGCCTGAGCTGCCCTGTGGCAACGCGGACTGGAGACTCTCCAGTCCGCGTTGCCACAGGGCGCGTCCCGTCTCCGGGCGGTCCGGTCAGTCCTTCCACGCGCCCGAGGCGGCGGCCTCCTTGACGTAGTCGGCGAACGGGCGCGGCGGCCGTCCCAGGGCGCGGCTCACGCCGTCGGCGACCGGTTCGCCCGCACCGCGGGCGATCGCCTCCATCAGGTCCGCGACGGCCTCGACGACGTCGTCCGGGTACCCCTGCCGGGTGAGGAGGCCGGCGTAGGTAGCGCGGTCGACCGGGGTGTAGCGGACCTCGCGTCCCGACGCCTCGGAGATGAGGGACGCGACCGTACGGAAGGAGAGCGCCTCCGGCCCGGTCAGCTCGTACACCTGGCCCGCGTGCGCCTCGTCGGTGAGCGCCGCGGCGGCGACGTCGGCGATGTCCTCGGCGTCGACGAACGCCTCGCGTCCCTCGCCGGCGGGCAGGGCCAGTTCTCCGGCCATGACCGGTTCGTGGAGGTAGTCCTCGCTGAAGTTCTGCGCGAACCAGCCCGCACGCAGGATCGTCCACTGGGGGACCGACTCGCGGACCAGTGTTTCCAGCGGTTCCTGGTGAGGGTGGGCCCCGCCGCCCTCACCACGCGCGGACAGCAGGACGACGCGCTGGACGCCCTCTTCCACGGCCCGGTGGACGAAGGCCGTGATGTCGGCGAGGTCCACGAACTCGATCATCGGGACGAGGTAGAGGGCCTGGACGCCTTCCAGCGCGGGGCCCCAGGTCGTCCGGTCACCGTAGTCGAACAGGGTTCCGGTGGTACGGGAGGCGGCGCGTACGGGGACGTCGAGGTCGCGCAGGCGGGCGACCACGCGGCGGCCGGTCTTGCCGCGGCCGCCCAGGACGAGGATCGGTGCTCGGGTCATGATCGCCATCCCATCGCCCGCGCCGGGACGTTCACATGGCCATTCGTCCCGCGCGCATGTGAGGTCGTCTCCTCGGGCCCGGCAGGACGCGCGTTCACCAGCGGTCGTGGTGGATCGCGGCGTCCAGGGGGCGGCGGGTGCGCCAGCCGTGCCGTTCGAGGTCCGGCGCGGTCTCCAGGTGGGTGACCGGGCCCAGGCACAGCCAGGCCACGGGGCGGATGCCCTCCGGGATGCCGAGCAGCCGCCGTACGAACGGTTCCCGGTAGAAGGAGACCCAGCCGAGGCCCAGGTCCTCGGCGGTGGCGGCCAGCCAGAGGTTCTGGATGGCCAGGCAGACCGAGTACAGCCCGGCGTCCGCGATCGCGTGGCGGCCGAGCACGGCGGGCCCGCCCCGTTCGGGGTCGTAGGTGACGACGATCGACAGGCTGCTCTCCAGCACCCCGTCGATCTTCACCCGGGCGAACCGCTCGGCCCGCGTTCCGGACAGGGTCCCGGCGAAGACGTCGCGCTCGTGCTGGACGTGCTCGTGGAACGCGCGCCGGACGGCCGGGTCCGCCACGAGGACGAAGTCCCACGGCTGGGACAGCCCGACGCTGGGCGCGGCGTGCGCCGCGGCGAGGATCCGGCGGAGGACGTCGCCGGGGATCGGCGCCCCGGTGAACTCGGCGCGTACGTCGCGGCGGCGGTGAACGATCTCGTAGATGTCGGCGTGCACGGCAGGCTCCCGCTGGGTCGGGCCACCATGGCGGTGGCCGTAGGGGCGAGGCCGGTCTTCGGACTCCCGGATCGGCGCCTCACCGTCCGCCTTCCCGGCCTGGCGGCCAGTGGCTGCGCGTACGCGCGTGGACGGCGGCTCCCCGGTCACCGCGGCGGGCCCGTGCCGGAATCACACCGGCTTCCCGATTCTCCCCAGGCGGGGCACCTCGCATCAGTTCGTGCCGCCGCTGATCTTACTCGCGGACGGTCCGGGCGGCCCGGACGGCTCGGACGGCTCGGACGGCTCGGGGGCCGGTGCGGCGCCGGGCCGGAGGAGGAGCAGGAAGCCGAGGACGGACCCGGCGAGCTGGCAGGCGGCGATGGCGAGGAGGAGGCCGACCGGGCCGATGCTGTCGGCGAACGCGCCGGTGAGCGCGGCGCCGATCGCGGAGGCTCCGATCTTCAGGCTGCCGCCGGTCGTGTTGACCTGGCCGAGGCGGCCGGGCGGGGACTCGCGCTGGCGGAGCATCAGGGTGGCGGTGAAGACGGGCCCCTCGACGATCCCGACCACCAGGAAGCACAGCAGCGCCCAGGGCAGGGACGGCGCCAGGGCGACCGAGGCGATGGCGCCGCCGAACCCGGCCAGCCCGCCCATCACCACCCATTCGGCGTGGCGCGCCTTGAGCCAGCGGGACGACCCGAGCGCCCCGATCAGCGAGCCCAGGGCGAAGGCCACGAGGAACTGGCCGCCCGCGGAGGGGCCCGCGCCGATGTGCTCGGCGAACAGGACGGCCGTGACGGCGACACCCCCGAACCCCAGCCAGGCGAACGAGGTGGCGACGGTCAGCGCGCGAAGCCTGGTATTGGAGACCAGGACGGACAGGCCGCCGACCACGACGTCCATCAGCGCGTGACGGAAACCGCCCCGCCCGGCGGCATCGGCGTCCAAGGCCCCTTCAGAGGCCCCTTCCGAGGCCCCTTCCGAGGCCCCTTCCGAGACGGCGCCCGAGACGGCGTCCGAGGCGGCGTCCAAGGCGGCGTCCAAGGCCCCTTCCGAGACGGCGCCGGAGTCTGATGGCGGCTCCGTGCCCGTTCGGGCTGGCTCGGCGTCCGTTCCGGACGGGGGCACGGGCGGGTCGGCGGGCGGGGCCACGGACGTGCCCTGTCCCGTCGACGTATCCCGTCCGGAAGGGGCCGCTTGGGGCCGCGGTTCGGGGACGGGGGCCTCGTGCGGTTCAGGGGCGGGGGCCTCGTGCGGTTCGGGGACGGGGGCGTCGCGCGGTTCGGGGATCGTGACGGGCCGCGGGACCGGCTCGTTCGTCCCGGGCGCCTCCCTGCCTGCCGGGCGCGCGACCGGAAGGAAGGCCAGCGCGCCCGCGCCGACGACGGCGGCCGCCACGATGGCGAGGCCGGAGTGGGACCCGGTCGCGACGGCGGCGATGGCGGCGGCCAGGCCGGGGCCGGCGATCGCCGCGACGCTGTAGCTCGACGCCTCCAGCGCGTACGCGCGGGGCAGCCGTTCCTCCGGGACGAAGCGCGGCAGCAGGCTGCTGAGGGCCACCACGATCGGCTCGGTGCAGCCGACCACGACGGCGACGAGCAGGGCCAGGACCAGCGGCGACCGTCCGGCCATGAGGAGCAGCGCCGCCGTCGCGGCGGCGTACCCGGCGGCCAGCGCCATGGCCAGTCCGCGCGGGCGGGCGGCGCGGTCGAGCGCGTGCCCGATCACCGGGCCGCTCAGCACGTACGGCAGGGTCAGCGCGGTCTGCAGGAACCCGGCGTCCGCCGCCCGCCCGGTACGCGCCTGGACGGTCAGGACCAGGGCGGTCGCGGCGCCTTCCGCGGAGACCCGCAGGAGGGTGGCGGCGGTGAGGTGGGCAGGGAGGGCGGCGTTCCGGGCGGGCACCAGCAAATCGTGACACAGCCCGTCCGGCGGACTCTGGCGGCCTTTCAGGCCGACACCCGCAAACGACGACACGGCCGATCCGAACGGCCCCTGGCTCCGTCTCGGGCCGCCACCAGCAACAGGGAGACAGCCCATCCGACAGACCCTGGCAGCGTTCCAGGCGGACACCGGCGAACGGCGACACAGCCCGGGCCGGCGGATTCTGGCTGATCAAGTGGGCACCTAGACTCGCAGTGTGACGCACACCTATGAGCACCGGGTCACCAGCGAGGTCGGGCGGTTGCGCACGGTGCTGCTGCACCGTCCCGGCGCGGAGTTGAAGCGGCTCACCCCCCGTAACAGCGACAAGCTGCTGTTCGACGCGATCCCTTGGGCGGGCCGGGCCCAGGAGGAGCACGACGCGTTCGCGCAGGCGCTGCGCGAACGCGGGGTGGAGGTCCTCTACCTGACCGAACTCCTGCAGGACGCCCTGGAGTACGAGGAGGCGCGGGACGTCGCGATCGCGGGCGTGATCGACGATGGCCGCTGGGGCGACCAGCTGCGGAAGGTGGTCGAGGGCTACCTGCGCGACCTCGATCCGGAGGTCCTGGCCCAGGTCCTGATCGCCGGACTGGCGCACGAGGAGCTGAAGGCCGGGCACGGCCTGGTCTACCGGCTGATGGACCGGCACGACTTCATCATCGACCCGCTGCCGGGGCTGCTGTTCACCCGGGACAACAGCGCGTGGATCGGCGACCGGGTGGCGGTGACCAGCCTGGCGATGCCCGCGCGCCGCCCCGAGTCGGCGCTGACCGGCCTGGTCTACGCGCACCATCCGCGGTTCGCCGGGGTGGAGCCGGTGTACGACCGGTCGCTGGAGCATGTGGAGGGCGGCGACATCCTGTTGCTGTCCCCCGGTGTCCTCGCGGTCGGCACCGGCGAGCGCACGACGCCGGCGGGGGTGGAACGGCTGGCCCGCCGGGTGCTGGGCGCCGGGCTGGCCCACACCGTCCTGGCCGTTCCGATCGCCCAGGAGCGGGCCACGATGCACCTCGACACGGTGTGCACCATGGTCGACGTCGACACGGTCCTGATGTACCCGCCGATGGCCTCTTCCCTGACCGCCTACGCCGTCACCGCCGACGGCGGGGAGTTGCGGGTGGCCGAGCCGCGCCCGTTCCTGGAGGCGGCGGCCGACGCGATGGGCCTGGACCGGCTCAAGCTGATCGACACCGGGCTCGATCCGGTCACCGCCGAACGCGAGCAGTGGGACGACGGCAACAACACGCTGGCGATCGCGCCGCGCCTGGCGGTGGCGTACGAACGCAACATCGAGACCAACGCCCAGCTGGAGGCGGCCGGCATCGAGGTGATCAGGATCAGTGGCAGCGAGCTGGGCACCGGCCGGGGCGGGCCGCGCTGCATGTCCTGCCCGATCCTCCGCGATCCGCCGCCCGCCTGAGGCGCGCTCCCCTTGAGGCGCGGTCCGTCTGAGGCCCGCTCCGTCTGAGGCCCGCTCCGTCTGAGGCGCGGTCCATTTGAGGCGCGGTCCATTTGAGGCGCGGTCCGCCGCCCGCCCGAGGGTTTCGCGGTGGGCGCGCGCCTCCCACGCGAAAGCCCCCGGGCCGTGGACGGCGCCGGGGGCATGCGAAGTGGAGTGCTCGGGCGGTGTCGACGGGGGCACGACAGCGCCCGAGCTTGAAGAGGACCTTACAAGGTCGGGACAGTGTAAGAACAGCCGGGGGCCGCCTGTGGACGTCAGGCGGGGTAGGCCCGGCCGGAAGCGGCCTCGGGCCGGCCGCCGTCGCGGAGGTCGTCGAGCGGGCCGGGCCCGCCGGTGAGGTCGCCGAAGCCTCCCAGTCGCGGCATTACGACGGAGGGGCCGGAGGTCTGCGCGTTCGCCGACATGGACACCCGGATGACGGCCCACACGGTGGTGGAGCCGTCCTCGTGCCGGACGCCCCAGCCCTCGGCGAGGGCCTCGACGATGCCGAGCCCCCGGCCGCCCAGCGAGGAGAGGGTGCCGGGGCCGCGCCTGGGTTCGGTCATCGCGCCGCCGTCGCTGACCGCGAGTTCGATGAGGTCGCCGTTGCGGATCCACGTGAGCTGGACCTGGCCGGAGGGCAGCGGGCGGGCGTGCCGGAGGGCGTTGCTGATGAGTTCGCTGACGATGACGGTGGCGTCGTCGACGATCGCCTCGAAGAGGCCCAGGGCGAAGAGCTCCGAGCGGAGGCGCCGCCGGGCTAGTGCGACGCTGGACGGCGCGTGTGGCAGCAGTACGACGCTCGACGCCCTCACCTCCCGTGCTCCCGTCCTCAGCCGCACTTTCCGGTACGACCGAAATGCCCTGGTTTCAACAGCCGGAAACCTGGACGAAACACCCTACTTCCCCACCAACGAGTGACGGACCGTTCAGTCACGGTCATCACCCCCGTTCAAGGCCAGATCCGGCGTTCGCCCCGTTGCGAGATCCATTAGGGATCTATCCACCCGCCGTTGGATTACTCCTCACGCGCACGTTTCGTCCGTCACACCCGTGTTGCCGGGAACGTTCCCAACGTGCCCGCCGCTCCGGCCCCGCGAGCCCGCCCACCGCGACGACCAGCCCGCCAGGTGACAAACGGACACGTCCGCCCCAGGCCACGGCCACATCCGGCCGCCGCTGTCACTCCGTGAAAACCGGGTGAACGGCAGACAGAACGGACGCCCGCGACAGACCACGGAACGGGCGGCGGGGATGCCGGGTGAGGGGGGTCAGCCCGCGGAGGCCAGCCTCAGGCACATGCGCGTACCGGTGCGGCCGGGCTCGCCGGGCTTGGCAGGACCGGCGGAGATCTCCCCGCCCTGCGCCTCGGTGAGCCGTTTGACGATGTAGAGGCCGAGTCCGATACCGCCGAACCGGCGGCGGTCGCCCGCCTCGCCCTGGACGAACCGCTCGAAGATCCGGTCGAGGTCGGCGGGGTCGATGCCGATCCCCTCGTCCTCCACCGTGACGACCAGCTCCTTCTCCTCGGGCCAGGCCCGGACCAGGATCCGGCCACCGTCCGGGGAGTACTTGACCGCGTTCTCCAGCAGCTGCCCCAGGATGATGTCGGTGGCCAGCGCGTCCCCGAACGCCCGCGGCAGGCCGGGGGCGATCTCCAGATCGACCGGGTGCAGGTCCGACAGCGAGCGGAAGCCCGCGACCACGCCCTCCAGCACCCTGACCAGGTCGAACGGCTCGATCGTGACCGCCAGCTCGTCGGCCCCCGCCCGGGCGCCGCGCAGCAGATGCTCCACCAGGCGGCCCAGGGACTGGGCGCGTTCGGCGATGGTCGCCACGGCCGACCGGCGGTCGGCGTCGGTCATCTCGTCCCACCGGTTGGCCAGCGTGCTGGCGAACCCCTGCACGACCGTCACCGGCGTGCGCAGTTCGTGACTGGTGGTCGCGAGGAAGAGGTCCTTGGCATCCTCCAGCGCCTTGGCCTCGGTGACGTCCCGGAAGTCCACCACCAGCTCGCCGGTCTCCTCGATCTCCGCCGCGAGCACGTTCAGCCAGACGCCCGACTCCAGCGGGATCGTCAGCGTCTCGCCGGGCGTGGGGATCTCGAACGGCAGTTCCCGCCCCACCGCGTCGCGGGGCGCGATCCCGGTGAGGGCGTGCGCGGCGGGATTCCACTGCCGGACCAGCCCGTCGCGGTCGAGCACCGCGATGCCGTCCGCGCTGGCGTCGGTCACCGCCCGCTCGTGCGCCCGCTGCCGGACCACCTCGGCGTAGGCGACCGCGTTGCCCACCGCCACCCCGGCGTGCCCGGCCAGCAGTTCCAGCAGCTCCAGCTCGGTGTGGCCGACCTTGCGTCCGGAGAACAGCGCGTACAGCGCCCCGTACGGACGGTTCTGCAGGTAGGAGAGGCCGAGCGCGACCGTGTGCAGGCCGGGCAGCTCGGACCAGACCAGATCGTCCAGGCGCCGCTCACCGGTGGTCAGCTTGACCGTCTTGCCGGACCTCAGCAGCTCGCCGACCAGGCTCGACCGCAGGTCGGCGGTGGTCCCCCGCAGGTGGTCGGGCAGCCCGGACAGGCTGACGAGCCGCAGCCGCCCGTCCTCGATCCGGACGAACCCGCCGGCGTCGGCGCCGGTCAGCTCGATCAGCGCGGCAGTGATCCGGTCCAGCACCACCGCCAGGTCCAGTTCGGCGTTCAGGTCGGCGACGATGTCGTTGAGCCGGCGCACCAGCCGGGCCCGCTCGGCCATGTGGTGCTGGACGGCCTCGTCGTCCTTGACCGGGTGGTAGACCCCCACCCAGCCGAGCGGGGCGCCGTCCCGGGCCCGCAGCAGGCTGGTGTCGATCCGCACGTCGATCAGGCGCCCGTCGCGGTGGAACCGGCGGGTGGCGATCGAGATCCGGCCGCCCTCGCCGGAACGGCGGGTGAGCAGCCGTTCCTGGACGGCGTTGAACTCGGCCTTGAGCTCGTCCGGCACGTTCGGCAGCGGCCGTCCGAGCACCTCCTCGGCCCGCCAGCCGAACATCCGCTCGGCCGCCGGGTTCCACACCGTGACCCTGAACGCCTCGTCGACGGCCACGATCGCGTCCGCCGCGCACTCGATGACGGCGCGGGCGATCGGATCGTGAACGGTCTGCACGTCTGTCATCGTGCCACCGCGGCTCCGGGTCTCGCCGGGCAACCTCCCCTGAAAAGTTCTCACATGTTTCCCCAGCTCACCGGAGGAACGCCACGTCAGGGCCCTGGGAACGCCCGGATCAACGGTCTCCGGCCGCCTCGCGACCGGCGTCGGGGGCGGTCCCCGTGCCGCGCCGGGGCAGCCGGCCGATCACGACCGTGACCACACCGGCGACCAGGAACGACAGCAGCGAGGCGCTCATCCAGCTCTGCGGTGTGAAATGCAGCACGCCCTGCACGTCCTGCCAGAAGCCCGCCCACCAGCTCACTCCGCCGGGGTAGATCAGCTGGTACGCCGCGAAGCCGACCGCCCAGGCCGCGATCATCCCCCAGCGGGACGGGGCGGTCCGCGAGGTGTTCCAGCCGAGCCCCCGGACGTCCCCGGTGCCGATCGCGGCGCGCCAGCGGCCCCGCCCCAGGTAGAAGTCCGCGGCCAGGACGCCCAGCATCGGTACGAACACCGAGCCGATGAGGGCGAGGAAGGCGGCGTAGTCCCCGATGTTCAGGACCAGGGCGAGCCCGGTGATCCCGGCGCCGAGGGCGACCGTCAGCACCCGGCGGTCGGCGCGCGGCACCAGGTTCTGGATCGATACCGCGGTGGAGTAGACGTTGGCGAACGACTGGTCGGCCTCCCGCAGGACGAAGACGGCGAAGAACAGCACGCCCAGCGTGACGTGCAGGAACGGGTCGAACACCTTCGAGGAGTCGCCCGCCACCAGTGCCAGCGCCAGCAGGCCGAGAACGTAGGCGATGATCTGGGTGACCGAATATCCAACGGCGGCGGCACCGAAAGCCCCGCGGGCCGTTCGGGCGTGGCGCGTGTAGTCGGCGGCCACCGGCACCCACGAGATCGACACGGCCAGCGCCGCGTCCGCCCCGATCCAGAAGCCGCCCCAGGAACCCTCGGTGAGATCGGGCAGCGGCTCGCGGACGAGCTGGACGTAGAAGTAGACCAGGGCGATCCCGACCGCCACCGTGACGTAGCGGCGCAGCATCCGGACCGAGCCCAGCGGCCAGATCGTCAGCACGGTGGTGAGGATCCCGGCCGCGATCACGTACCCCCACCGGGGTATCCCGTCCCAGAGCGCGCTCGCCGCGTCCGCGATGACGATCAGCTCGAAGGTGCCCCAGCCGATCAGCTGCGCGATGTTGAGCACGGTCGGCACGTACGACAGCCGGGCCCCGAACAGTCCGCGCAGCAGCACCATCGCGGGCTGCCCGGTACGGGCGCCCGGCGCCGCCGCCAGCCCCAGCATGAGGCCGCCGAGCGCGGTGCCCACGATCATCGCCACGATCCCGGCGGCGATCGCCAGCGTCGGCCGCCCGTTCTCGTCGGGCGCCAGCACGGTGTACGCGCCGGAGAACGCGAAGAGGCTGACCCCCAGGTTGGCCCAGAAGGCGCCCTGGTCCCAGAAGCCCAGGACCTTGGGCGCAGGCTCGTCGAGGGTGAAGGGGGCTTCGTCGCGCGAACGCCGCCCCGCCTTGGAACCGGCCTCGGTACCGACCTTGGAATCGACCTCGGACGTCAAGGGACACACTCCCTACGCCGGCATTACCCGGACAGGTTCATGCGGTCGGCGACGCCACATACTGTCGCCCTCTCAGCCCGGTCGGCCCGAGCTCCCGCGGATATCGGTCGAGCAGATCGTACAGGGGCAAATCACGCAAAACCACTGCCCCGCGCCGGACATGGAGCAGCGCCCGGCGTTCGGGTACCCGGCGTTCGGGTGCCCGGCAGGGCAGGTGCTCGGTGAACGCCTGACGTTCAGGTGCGCGGCGTTCAGACCCCCCAGCGGCTCAGCGCCCGGCAGGTCAGGTACCGGTTGCTCAGCGCCCCGGCGGCCCACCGCCCGGCGGGTCAGGTACTGGGT
This region includes:
- a CDS encoding purine-cytosine permease family protein, coding for MTSEVDSKVGTEAGSKAGRRSRDEAPFTLDEPAPKVLGFWDQGAFWANLGVSLFAFSGAYTVLAPDENGRPTLAIAAGIVAMIVGTALGGLMLGLAAAPGARTGQPAMVLLRGLFGARLSYVPTVLNIAQLIGWGTFELIVIADAASALWDGIPRWGYVIAAGILTTVLTIWPLGSVRMLRRYVTVAVGIALVYFYVQLVREPLPDLTEGSWGGFWIGADAALAVSISWVPVAADYTRHARTARGAFGAAAVGYSVTQIIAYVLGLLALALVAGDSSKVFDPFLHVTLGVLFFAVFVLREADQSFANVYSTAVSIQNLVPRADRRVLTVALGAGITGLALVLNIGDYAAFLALIGSVFVPMLGVLAADFYLGRGRWRAAIGTGDVRGLGWNTSRTAPSRWGMIAAWAVGFAAYQLIYPGGVSWWAGFWQDVQGVLHFTPQSWMSASLLSFLVAGVVTVVIGRLPRRGTGTAPDAGREAAGDR